One stretch of Prunus persica cultivar Lovell chromosome G1, Prunus_persica_NCBIv2, whole genome shotgun sequence DNA includes these proteins:
- the LOC18792669 gene encoding non-specific lipid-transfer protein-like protein At5g64080 produces the protein MGAMRVWSVLVVMAVAMATFGECGSSHHAAPAPAVDCSSLILNMADCLSFVSNGSTDTKPAGTCCSGLKTVLKADAACLCEAFKSSAQLGVVLNITKAASLPAACKVSAPSATNCGLSITPVAAPGLSPGSSPTSSVAATPESSVGGSEQAPASPPGASGSLMLASSVGSLLVGLVVASFPCF, from the exons atgggaGCAATGAGGGTTTGGAGTGTGCTTGTGGTGATGGCGGTGGCCATGGCGACGTTTGGGGAGTGTGGGTCGTCGCACCACGCGGCTCCGGCGCCGGCGGTGGACTGCTCGAGCCTGATCTTGAACATGGCGGACTGCTTGTCCTTTGTGTCTAATGGGAGCACCGATACAAAGCCCGCAGGGACTTGCTGCAGCGGCCTCAAGACCGTCCTCAAAGCTGACGCTGCCTGCCTCTGCGAGGCCTTCAAGAGCAGCGCTCAACTCGGCGTCGTTTTGAACATTACCAAGGCCGCCTCCCTCCCCGCTGCCTGCAAAGTCTCTGCTCCTTCTGCCACCAACTGTGGAT TATCTATCACTCCTGTAGCTGCTCCTG GTCTCTCGCCGGGATCTTCTCCAACATCATCTGTTGCTGCTACACCTGAATCGTCAGTTGGAGGGAGCGAGCAGGCACCTGCTTCTCCGCCAGGGGCCTCGGGTTCTCTTATGCTTGCCAGTTCAGTTGGATCCCTGCTTGTTGGTCTTGTAGTTGCATCATTCCCTTGTTTCTGA